One Camelina sativa cultivar DH55 chromosome 3, Cs, whole genome shotgun sequence genomic window carries:
- the LOC104777259 gene encoding syntaxin-22-like: MSFQDLEAGKPLKAPQQRNLINGNRDETQAVASGIFQINTAVSSFQRLVNTLGTPKDTPELRDKLHKTRLHIMQLVKDTSAKLKEASETDHGRDVAQSKKIADAKLAKDFETVLKEYQKAQHIAAARETSYTPFDSKADLSSSEVDSDYNRSQEQRVLMESNRQELVLRDNEISFHEALIEEREQGIQEVQQQIGEVNEIFKDLAVLVEDQGAMINDIGSHAENAYSATAQGKSHLLKASKTQGSNSSLMCLLMVIFGIILLIVIIVLTA; encoded by the exons ATGAGCTTTCAGGATTTAGAAGCGGGGAAGCCATTGAAAGCGCCGCAACAAAGGAATCTGATCAACGGAAACAGAGATGAGACACAAGCGGTGGCTTCCGGTATTTTTCAGATCAACACAGCGGTTTCTTCCTTTCAGAGGCTTGTTAATACCCTCGGCACGCCTAAAGATACCCCGGAGCTTCGTGATAAGCT GCACAAGACAAGATTACATATTATGCAATTGGTTAAAGACACTTCGGCAAAACTTAAGGAAGCTAGTGAAACTGATCATGGTAGAGATGTTGCT CAAAGTAAGAAGATTGCAGATGCTAAACTTGCCAAAGATTTTGAAACTGTGTTGAAAGAGTATCAGAAAGCACAGCATATTGCTGCTGCAAGAGAAACTTCTTACACTCCTTTCGATTCAAAAGCAGACCTTTCTTCAAG TGAGGTAGACAGTGACTATAATAGATCACAAGAGCAGCGTGTCCTCATGGAATCTAACAG GCAAGAACTTGTGTTGCGTGACAACGAAATTTCCTTCCACGAAGCATTGATAGAGGAAAGAGAACAGGGAATACAGGAAGTTCAGCAGCAAATCGGTGAAGTAAACGAGATTTTCAAAGATCTTGCGGTGTTAGTTGAAGATCAAGGAGCCATGATCA ATGATATCGGTAGCCACGCCGAGAATGCATATTCAGCAACAGCTCAGGGAAAGTCCCATCTCTTGAAAGCATCCAAGACACAAGGATCAAACTCATCCCTG ATGTGCTTGCTAATGGTGATATTTGGGATCATTCTTCTCATTGTTATCATAGTACTAACAGCTTGA
- the LOC104777258 gene encoding uncharacterized protein LOC104777258 — MVLWEITLGTAYFLGLRRTYRLALKIQRRLVSPKHPKIRQFLHRRTRKIFDVAVSVHKNIQERDIEVGRNLGNWILRWLDRMKPAAQIRTRPELPHHTNSNLDKAKRLTEISRPKSHTPQNRESDRHLFSSLKHFRHNPFPSVSMMYQPPRPSGTSTQYRHYSDNLVASLIQPSYVTGSRFDGVIRKDILQWMAQR; from the exons atGGTGCTGTGGGAGATAACCCTGGGAACAGCCTACTTCTTGGGACTGAGACGGACTTATAGGCTCGCCTTGAAGATCCAGCGTCGGCTTGTTTCTCCGAAACATCCCAAAATCCGTCAGTTTCTTCATCG GAGGACTCGTAAAATCTTCGATGTGGCAGTTTCGGTTCACAAGAACATACAAGAGAGAGACATAGAAGTTGGTAGAAATCTTGGAAACTGGATTCTCCGTTGGCTAGACCGGATGAAACCAGCAGCTCAGATCCGTACTCGGCCAGAACTACCACATCACACCAACTCGAATTTGGACAAGGCAAAAAGATTAACGGAAATTTCCCGTCCCAAATCGCACACTCCTCAAAACCGTGAATCCGATAGGCACTTGTTCTCCTCATTGAAACACTTCCGGCACAATCCATTCCCGTCTGTCTCTATGATGTACCAACCGCCGAGACCCAGTGGAACTTCAACTCAGTACAGACATTACAGTGACAATCTAGTTGCAAGTCTGATCCAGCCGAGCTATGTTACAGGTAGCAGGTTTGACGGTGTAATCAGGAAAGACATTTTGCAGTGGATGGCACAGAGATGA
- the LOC104779031 gene encoding probable calcium-binding protein CML17 — MSHKVSKKLDEEQINELREIFRSFDRNKDGSLTQLELGSLLRALGIKPSPDQFETLIDKADTKSNGLVEFPDFVALVSPELLSTTRRTTPYTEEQLLRLFRIFDTDGNGFITAAELAHSMAKLGHALTVAELTGMIKEADSDGDGRINFQEFAKAINSAAYDD; from the coding sequence ATGAGTCACAAAGTCTCCAAGAAGTTAGACGAGGAGCAAATCAATGAGCTCCGGGAGATTTTCAGGTCATTTGATCGGAACAAAGACGGAAGCTTAACCCAGCTTGAGCTCGGATCACTTCTCCGAGCACTAGGGATTAAACCTAGTCCAGACCAATTCGAAACGCTTATAGACAAAGCCGATACTAAAAGCAACGGACTCGTCGAGTTCCCGGATTTCGTGGCTTTGGTATCGCCGGAGCTTCTTTCGACGACGAGGAGGACGACTCCTTACACGGAGGAGCAGCTTCTCCgattgtttaggatatttgaCACGGACGGCAACGGGTTCATCACTGCGGCGGAGTTAGCTCACTCTATGGCCAAGCTTGGCCATGCCTTGACGGTGGCGGAATTGACGGGGATGATTAAAGAGGCGGATAGCGACGGAGACGGCCGGATAAATTTTCAGGAGTTCGCAAAGGCTATCAACTCTGCTGCATATGATGAT